In the genome of Streptomyces sp. P3, the window AGGGCGGAGGTGCCGGCGGCCGCGTAGGGGTACGAGGCCGGGTAGTCGCTGCTGCCGGGGGTGCCGGCGAGGGCGTAGACGGCGGCGATGACAGGCGAGGAGGCGCTGGTGCCGCCGAAGGTGTACCAGCCGGCGGTGACGCCGTAGGAGTCGTAGACGGAGACGCCGGTCGCGGGGTCGGCCACGGCCGAGACGTCGGAGACGGTGCGCTTGGCGCAGCCGGTGTCGGTCTGCCAGGTCGGCTTGGCGTCGTAGGCGGAGCAGCCCGAGCCGGTGCCCTCGGTGGAACTGGTGTTCCAGACCTTCTCGGTCCAGCCGCGGGAGTTCGAGGACGTGGACAGGGCGGTGCCGCCCACGGACGTCACGTACTTGGAGGAGGCCGGGTACTCGGCCCCGTAGCCCTCGTCGCCCGCGCTGACGGTGATGGCGACGCCGGGGTGCTTGAAGTACGAGGTGTCGTACGAGGTGTCCGAGGAGGACTCGGAGCCGCCGTAGCTGTTGGAGACGAACTTCGCGCCCAGCGCCACGGCCTCGTTCACGCCCTTGCCGAGGTTGGCCATCGAGGAGGAGGTGGCCTCGACGAGCAGTATCTTGCAGTTCGGGCAGACCGCGCTGGCCATGTCGAGGTCGAGGGACTCCTCCTGGGCCCAGCCGCTGTCGGCGGCGGGCAGAGACGTCGTCGAGCCGGTCTGGCTCACCTTCTTGAAGCAGCCGTTGGCCACCGTGCAGGCGGGAAGGCCGTAGTAGGAGCGGTACTTGGCGAGGTCGGCGGCGGCGTTCGGGTCGTCGTACGCGTCGACGATCGCGATGGTCTCGCCGGTGCCGTTGCTCGATGCGGCGTCGGTTAGGCCGTAGGCGTCCTGGAGGTCGGACGGGCCGTAGCCGGTGGGGCCGGCGGCGGCCGCCTTCGGGGTGACGGCGGCGGTCCGGCCGGTGTCGGCGGCGCGTTCCTTCTGGAAGGCGGTGGTGCCGCCGGTGACGCGGAAGGATTTGCAGGTCAGGTCACCCTTGTGCTTGGGGGTGGCACAGGGGGTGGCCGCCCAGGTGACCTTCGGGGACGCCGTGTGGGCGGGGGTCGCGGGTGCCGCGTTCGCCTGGGCCGCGGTGCCGAGTCCGGCGAGCACGAGGGCGGCGGCACCGAGGATCGAGGCACCGGTGCGGCGTTGCCGGCCGAATCTGGCGGGGGAGGCGGGGGAAGTCGTCGTACGCAACGGACAGCTCCTGATGGTGGGGTGGCAGGGGCGGTGCGGGTGGGGGGTGATGCGTGCCACCGGTACGTGGTCCCCGGCGGCGGGCGGCGGCCCACGACGACTGTTCCTTTGTTGAGTACGCGACAACAAGATGCCTGGCGGAATCCTGACTTCCGCAATACCGGAGGGGGTTGGGTGATTGCTGATCAATGGTGGGGTGATGGTGCGGCGATGGCCGCCACTTGACCTGCGGGCGTCAGATGCATCAAGTGGCCTCCGCACGCCGGGACTTCACCTCGCACGGTGACGCCCCGGGGCCGCAGGGTCCGCCGCGCCCGCAGCGCCTGCCGTGCCCGCCGTGCCCATCGGGCTCGCGTGGGCGCCGGGCAGCGGAGCCGGTGGTGACGCCGAGCGCGGGCGGGGGGCCGCGTTCCGGGTGGGCGAGGACTGCGGCCGGGCGGGTCTGAGGGGCTCGCTGGGGGGCACCCGTACCGGAGAGCTGAGGATCCGTACTGGACAGTCGAGCATCCGTACTGGAGAGCCGAGGAGGAACGGTTGTGCGAGCCGAGTGCGGGTAGCGTCGGAAGAGGTATCTGTCGCTTCTCTCACCTTCGTGGGCCACAGTGGATTCGATGAACCGAAACGCCCTGCTCGGTGCGGTCGTGCTGCTGGCCGTCACCTCCGCCTCCGAGGCGGCCGCCGACGGGGGGCCCGGGCCCCTCGGAGTGACGGCCGTCGCCGTGTCGACGCCGCAGTCCGCGAAGGTCGGCGCGCTGTTCGCGGCGGACGACGCGGACGCCGGTGGCCTGGCCGGCGAGCACGTCTGCACCGCCTCCGTGGTGCACAGCCCGCACCGCGATCTCGTCGTCACGGCGGCGCACTGTCTGATCGACGGCGGTGAGGTGGCGTTCGTCCCCGGCTACCGGGACGGTGAGGCCCCCTACGGGATCTGGAAGGTCGCGAGGGTCTTCCTGCCCGACGAGTGGAAGCAGGGGCAGGACGAGGACAGCGATGTGGCGTTCGCCGCGCTCGAGGAGCAGGACGGCGAGGGCGTCGAGGACGTGGTCGGCGGCAACCGGTTCGCGCCGGGCACCGCCACGGGGGCCACGCCCGTGAGCGTCACGGGGTACCCCAATGCCGGTGAGGCGCCGATCCGGTGCGTGAACAAACCCACCGCCCACACCGGCACCCAGCAGCGCATAGCCTGCCCCGGCTTTTCCGGCGGCACCAGCGGGAGCCCGTGGGTGAACGGCTACGGCGAGGTCGTCGGCATACTGGGCGGTCACGAGCAGGGCGGATCCACGGACGACGTCTCGTACAGCGTGGTCCTGGGACCGGAGGCCGCGCAGCTGTACCGGCAGGCTTCCGCCGATTCCCAGGACACGCCCTAGAGGGGCCCTGGAGGGCCTACACGACGGGGTGCACGAGCTGGCTGCTCAGCTCGTAGCGGGCTCCGACGACGGCCAGCTCGCCGGCGGAGATCTTCGCGGCGAGGTCGGGCTCGGCTGCGAGGCGCGAGCGGACGGCCCGGATGTTGGCGTCGATGGTCGAGTCGACGCGGGCGTCGCCGTCCTTCGTGCGATCGATGTTCGGGGATATCTGGTCCGCCAGATACTGGATGTGGGCGGGCAGCCGCTCACCGGACCGGTCCGCCTGCACGGCGGCCTTCACCGCGCCGCACGACTGGTGCCCGAGCACCATGACCAGCGGTATCCCCAGTTCGAGCACGCCGTAGGCCACGCTGCCGAGAACGGCCTCGTCGAGGACCTCGCCCGCGCTGCGGACGGTCATCAGGTCGCCGAGGCCCTGGTCGAACACCAGCTCGGGCGGCACGCGCGAGTCGATGCAGCCGAGGACCACGGCGAAGGGCTGCTGACCCGCCGTCAGACTCGCCCGGACCGCGGGCGTCTCGTCCGGATGGCGCTCGCAGTAGGTGCGCCAGCGCCGGTTGCCCGCGGCGAGTTCCCGCAGTGCCTGGTCGGCGGTGGCGGGCCGGGGCGCGGTACCGCGCGGGGAGGCGCCGCGCGAGGCGGTCGGGCGGGGGGCGGCGGAGGCGGGGGCCGCCGAGAGGGCGAGGCCGCCCAGGGTCGCCGTGCCGGCGAGGCCGCGCAGCAGCGCGCGGCGGGCGGTGGCGGCGGCCGGAGGGCGCTGCACGGATCTGTGGGGGGCGTCTTCAGGATTCACGGGGTGGAACGTATGTCCGAGCCCGAACCC includes:
- a CDS encoding S53 family peptidase: MRTTTSPASPARFGRQRRTGASILGAAALVLAGLGTAAQANAAPATPAHTASPKVTWAATPCATPKHKGDLTCKSFRVTGGTTAFQKERAADTGRTAAVTPKAAAAGPTGYGPSDLQDAYGLTDAASSNGTGETIAIVDAYDDPNAAADLAKYRSYYGLPACTVANGCFKKVSQTGSTTSLPAADSGWAQEESLDLDMASAVCPNCKILLVEATSSSMANLGKGVNEAVALGAKFVSNSYGGSESSSDTSYDTSYFKHPGVAITVSAGDEGYGAEYPASSKYVTSVGGTALSTSSNSRGWTEKVWNTSSTEGTGSGCSAYDAKPTWQTDTGCAKRTVSDVSAVADPATGVSVYDSYGVTAGWYTFGGTSASSPVIAAVYALAGTPGSSDYPASYPYAAAGTSALNDVTSGSNGTCSSSASYLCTARSGYDGPTGLGTPEGTDAFTG
- a CDS encoding serine protease, which produces MNRNALLGAVVLLAVTSASEAAADGGPGPLGVTAVAVSTPQSAKVGALFAADDADAGGLAGEHVCTASVVHSPHRDLVVTAAHCLIDGGEVAFVPGYRDGEAPYGIWKVARVFLPDEWKQGQDEDSDVAFAALEEQDGEGVEDVVGGNRFAPGTATGATPVSVTGYPNAGEAPIRCVNKPTAHTGTQQRIACPGFSGGTSGSPWVNGYGEVVGILGGHEQGGSTDDVSYSVVLGPEAAQLYRQASADSQDTP
- a CDS encoding carbonic anhydrase, with amino-acid sequence MNPEDAPHRSVQRPPAAATARRALLRGLAGTATLGGLALSAAPASAAPRPTASRGASPRGTAPRPATADQALRELAAGNRRWRTYCERHPDETPAVRASLTAGQQPFAVVLGCIDSRVPPELVFDQGLGDLMTVRSAGEVLDEAVLGSVAYGVLELGIPLVMVLGHQSCGAVKAAVQADRSGERLPAHIQYLADQISPNIDRTKDGDARVDSTIDANIRAVRSRLAAEPDLAAKISAGELAVVGARYELSSQLVHPVV